The following are encoded together in the Pirellulales bacterium genome:
- a CDS encoding Uma2 family endonuclease yields MSTAPSSVKPAAVLHDIDWGTYTRLLRAFERRRRFRLTYDRGMLEIMSPLWEHEKSAYLLGRFIDVVTEELRLLCEPGRTVTLRRRRKSRGLEPDNCYWIANAGRLAGKTRLDLRVDPPPDLAIEVDLTHSSLDRMSIYAALGVPEVWRATCEGLTFNILEAGVYQVRTHSLSLPRLASADLVPVLAQLGRTDTTALVAQFRDWVRQVLLNRTG; encoded by the coding sequence ATGTCTACTGCCCCATCGAGTGTCAAGCCGGCAGCCGTGCTCCACGACATCGACTGGGGCACGTACACGCGGCTGCTGCGTGCCTTCGAGCGACGGCGGCGGTTCCGGCTCACTTACGATCGGGGGATGCTGGAAATCATGAGCCCGCTCTGGGAACACGAAAAGTCCGCTTACCTACTGGGAAGATTTATCGATGTAGTCACTGAGGAGCTACGACTGCTGTGCGAGCCCGGGCGTACCGTCACCTTGCGGCGGCGACGTAAAAGCCGGGGACTTGAACCCGATAATTGTTATTGGATCGCAAACGCGGGACGGCTTGCGGGCAAAACGCGTCTGGATCTGCGCGTCGATCCGCCCCCCGATCTTGCCATCGAAGTGGATCTCACGCACAGCTCGCTCGACCGCATGAGCATTTATGCGGCCTTAGGAGTGCCCGAAGTGTGGCGAGCGACCTGCGAAGGCTTGACCTTTAACATTCTCGAAGCCGGCGTCTACCAGGTCCGCACCCACAGCCTCTCGTTGCCGCGATTGGCGAGCGCCGACCTGGTTCCTGTCTTGGCCCAATTGGGGCGCACGGATACGACGGCCCTCGTCGCGCAGTTCCGTGACTGGGTAAGGCAAGTACTGCTCAATCGCACCGGCTAG
- a CDS encoding acyl carrier protein: protein MNREEIRNVLKTLFEEETSRSLEALDDAAVLAEDFALDSVDVVSLLMRVERRFQVRLTNAELTENRTVGALIDLLKSKVGGPAAQIPRFRAAA from the coding sequence ATGAACCGAGAAGAAATCCGCAATGTGCTGAAGACCCTTTTCGAGGAAGAAACGAGCCGGAGCCTGGAGGCGTTGGACGACGCCGCCGTGCTGGCCGAGGATTTCGCGTTGGATTCGGTGGACGTCGTCAGCCTGCTGATGCGCGTCGAGAGGCGCTTTCAGGTGCGGCTGACGAATGCCGAGCTGACCGAAAACCGGACCGTCGGCGCGTTGATCGACCTGCTGAAATCGAAGGTGGGTGGGCCGGCAGCCCAGATACCTCGGTTCCGTGCGGCGGCATGA